In the genome of Rhodoferax sp. BAB1, one region contains:
- the fabG gene encoding 3-oxoacyl-ACP reductase FabG has product MKHALVTGGSGAIGAAICRKLAADGLHVIIHANRNAAAAEQLRADIVAAGGSASTVTFDVADEAATRAALEPLVAQQPIQVLVNNAGMHDDAVFPGMSSAQWHRVIDVSLNSFFHVTQPLTMPMIRTRWGRIITITSIAGITGNRGQTNYAAAKSGLHAASKSLAQELASRGITVNAVAPGIITSDMSKDAFDAESIKQLVPMKRAGRPEEVAALVSFLASEPAAYITGQVISVNGGMI; this is encoded by the coding sequence ATGAAACACGCACTCGTCACCGGCGGCAGCGGCGCCATCGGCGCGGCCATCTGCCGCAAGCTGGCGGCCGACGGCCTGCACGTCATCATCCACGCCAACCGCAATGCGGCCGCCGCCGAACAGCTGCGCGCCGACATCGTGGCCGCGGGCGGATCGGCCAGCACCGTCACCTTCGATGTGGCCGACGAGGCGGCAACGCGCGCGGCACTCGAACCCCTCGTGGCGCAGCAGCCCATCCAGGTGCTGGTCAACAACGCCGGCATGCACGATGACGCGGTCTTCCCCGGCATGAGCAGCGCGCAGTGGCACCGCGTGATCGACGTCTCGCTCAACAGCTTCTTCCACGTCACCCAGCCATTGACGATGCCCATGATCCGCACGCGCTGGGGCCGCATCATCACGATCACCTCCATTGCCGGCATCACCGGCAACCGCGGGCAGACCAATTACGCGGCGGCCAAGAGCGGCCTGCACGCGGCCAGCAAGTCGCTGGCACAGGAGCTGGCCAGCCGCGGCATCACGGTCAACGCGGTCGCGCCCGGCATCATCACGTCGGACATGAGCAAGGACGCCTTCGACGCCGAATCGATCAAGCAGCTGGTGCCCATGAAACGCGCCGGACGCCCCGAGGAAGTGGCCGCCCTGGTCAGTTTCCTGGCCTCGGAGCCCGCGGCCTACATCACCGGTCAGGTGATCTCGGTCAACGGCGGGATGATCTAG
- a CDS encoding 3-hydroxylacyl-ACP dehydratase, with protein sequence MSTSGTLPDHAWIAARIPHQGSMCLLDAVLQWDAGHIVCRASSHTRADHPLRAHGSLGMANGIEYAAQAMAVHGALLAGSDRAPAAGFLASVRDVQWHAPRLDTLPPELHVLAQRLSGDGNTLLYSFRLEAAGATVLSGRASVMLDASLA encoded by the coding sequence ATGTCGACATCCGGTACGCTGCCTGACCACGCCTGGATCGCGGCGCGCATCCCGCACCAGGGCAGCATGTGCCTGCTCGATGCAGTGCTGCAGTGGGATGCCGGGCACATCGTCTGCCGTGCCAGCAGCCACACCCGGGCCGACCACCCGCTGCGCGCGCACGGCAGCCTGGGCATGGCCAACGGCATCGAGTACGCGGCCCAGGCCATGGCCGTGCACGGCGCCCTGCTGGCCGGCAGCGACCGCGCGCCAGCCGCCGGTTTCCTGGCCAGCGTGCGCGACGTGCAGTGGCATGCTCCGCGACTCGACACGCTGCCGCCCGAACTGCACGTGCTGGCCCAGCGGCTCTCGGGCGACGGCAACACCCTGCTCTACAGCTTCCGCCTCGAAGCGGCGGGCGCCACCGTGCTGAGCGGTCGCGCCAGCGTCATGCTCGACGCCAGCCTGGCCTGA
- a CDS encoding beta-ketoacyl synthase chain length factor gives MSQLQVHVQGVGVYGPGLSGWQQAAEVLAGRMPFGMTPISLPPAEALPPAERRRAGVSIKLAFAAGFDAIRQAGADPARLRSVFTSTGGDCDNCHAILETLASADRAVSPTRFHNSVHNAPSGYWGIATACRATSTSLCAYDGSFAAGLLEAASQVVSAGEACLLLAYDSPYPDPLGQVRGIPYPFGVGLVLSPAPVAAHAATLRLSLGRQEPSRLPDPALEAMRHSVPAARCLPLLQHLAQGRSGRVSLDYLDGMALDVDIRYAA, from the coding sequence ATGAGTCAGCTGCAAGTGCACGTGCAGGGCGTCGGGGTCTACGGCCCCGGCCTGTCCGGCTGGCAGCAGGCCGCCGAGGTGCTGGCCGGGCGCATGCCCTTCGGCATGACGCCCATCAGCCTGCCGCCCGCAGAGGCCCTGCCGCCGGCCGAGCGCCGGCGTGCCGGCGTGTCGATCAAACTGGCCTTCGCCGCGGGTTTCGACGCCATCCGCCAGGCCGGGGCCGACCCGGCCCGCCTGCGCTCGGTCTTCACCTCGACCGGCGGCGACTGCGACAACTGCCACGCCATCCTGGAAACCCTGGCCTCGGCCGACCGGGCGGTCTCGCCCACGCGTTTCCACAACTCGGTGCACAACGCCCCCTCGGGCTACTGGGGCATCGCCACGGCCTGCCGGGCCACGTCCACCAGCCTGTGCGCCTACGACGGCTCCTTTGCCGCCGGCCTGCTGGAAGCCGCCTCCCAGGTCGTGAGTGCAGGCGAGGCCTGCCTGCTGCTGGCCTACGACAGCCCCTACCCCGATCCCCTGGGCCAGGTGCGCGGCATCCCCTACCCCTTCGGCGTGGGCCTGGTGCTCAGCCCCGCTCCGGTAGCCGCCCACGCGGCCACGCTGCGCCTGAGCCTGGGCCGCCAGGAACCCAGCCGCCTGCCGGATCCCGCGCTGGAAGCCATGCGGCACAGCGTCCCTGCGGCGCGTTGCCTGCCCTTGCTGCAGCACCTGGCGCAAGGCCGTAGCGGCCGGGTGAGCCTGGACTACCTCGACGGGATGGCCCTTGATGTCGACATCCGGTACGCTGCCTGA
- a CDS encoding beta-ketoacyl-[acyl-carrier-protein] synthase family protein: protein MPSPLHLSAYTMTSALGAGLAPTLEALRQQRSGVRSTRWETVDLDTCLGEVQGLDDFRLREDLAAFDCRNNRLAQWGLEQDDFVLAVREAMQRHGAERIGVFLGTSTSGILSSELAYRQRDAATGAFTVPLDYQHTHNSYSVADFVRSYFGLTGPAFVVSTACSSSAKVFGNAQRLMDCGLIDAAIVGGVDSLCLTTLYGFNSLQLVSARPCRPFDAGRDGISIGEAAAFALVERTERAAPGAIVMSGIGESSDAHHMSSPHPEGLGARAAMQQALAMAGLQPSQIDYINLHGTATPSNDAAEDKAVSAMFGTATPSSSTKGHTGHTLGAAGGIEAVICALALQHGLAPGGCGTETLDPKLQSRYLLSNLEQPLRHVLSNSFGFGGSNCSMVLSRVEA from the coding sequence ATGCCGTCGCCGCTCCACCTCTCCGCCTACACCATGACCAGCGCCCTGGGCGCCGGACTCGCACCGACGCTGGAGGCCCTGCGCCAGCAGCGCAGCGGCGTGCGGTCCACGCGCTGGGAAACGGTGGACCTCGACACCTGCCTGGGCGAGGTGCAGGGCCTGGACGACTTCAGGCTGCGCGAGGACCTGGCCGCTTTCGACTGCCGCAACAACCGCCTGGCCCAGTGGGGCCTGGAACAGGACGATTTCGTCCTGGCCGTGCGCGAGGCCATGCAGCGCCACGGCGCGGAGCGCATCGGCGTGTTCCTGGGCACCAGCACCTCGGGCATCCTGAGTTCCGAGCTGGCCTATCGCCAGCGCGATGCGGCCACCGGCGCCTTCACCGTGCCGCTGGACTACCAGCACACGCACAACAGCTACTCGGTGGCCGATTTCGTGCGCTCCTATTTCGGCCTCACGGGACCGGCCTTTGTCGTCTCGACCGCCTGCTCGTCGAGCGCCAAGGTCTTCGGCAACGCGCAGCGTCTGATGGACTGCGGCCTGATCGATGCGGCCATCGTCGGCGGGGTCGACTCGCTCTGCCTGACCACCCTCTACGGCTTCAACTCCCTGCAACTGGTCTCGGCCCGGCCCTGCCGCCCCTTTGACGCCGGGCGCGACGGCATCTCCATCGGCGAGGCCGCCGCCTTTGCCCTGGTCGAGCGGACCGAGCGGGCAGCGCCCGGTGCCATCGTCATGAGCGGTATCGGTGAATCCAGCGATGCGCACCACATGTCTTCTCCCCACCCCGAAGGCCTGGGCGCACGCGCGGCCATGCAGCAGGCGCTGGCCATGGCCGGCCTGCAGCCTTCGCAGATCGACTACATCAACCTGCACGGCACGGCCACGCCCAGCAACGACGCGGCCGAAGACAAGGCCGTGAGTGCCATGTTCGGCACGGCCACCCCCAGCAGCTCCACCAAGGGCCACACCGGCCACACGCTCGGCGCGGCCGGTGGCATCGAAGCGGTCATCTGCGCGCTGGCCCTGCAACACGGCCTGGCCCCGGGCGGTTGCGGCACCGAGACGCTGGACCCGAAGCTGCAGTCCCGCTACCTGCTGAGCAATCTGGAACAGCCCCTGCGCCATGTCCTGAGCAACTCCTTCGGTTTTGGCGGCAGCAACTGCAGCATGGTGCTGTCGAGGGTCGAGGCATGA
- a CDS encoding MMPL family transporter: protein MSFWRRHLPTLLWLVTLLACAIVIARTTFVADLSAFMPRAPSERQQMLMDQFKDGIIARLIVVGIEGGDATERARLSKALSAALRQQPDFIGVQNGSATDLALDRAYVFDNRYLLSPAVDATRYTEDGLRRAIGATVDDLSGSAGMLLKQLLPRDPTGETRELLAQFEGSEQPPSTEGVWSTRDGARALLLLQTRAEGSDIDAQARTLETVRSAFAAIPDRQADTRLLMTGTSVFSVSSRALIESEVHRLAFASLVLVVGLLLLVYRSILLLGLSLLPMLTGTLAGITAVSLGFGQVHGITLGFGTTMIGEAVDYAIYLFVQRPATPQQARLFWRTLWLGLLTSIAGFLALLGSGFPGLAQLGLYSTVGLVAAVLVTRFVLPRLMPQHLPAPDLPRTGDLLLGLLRQAPRLRWLLLALMLGMLLVVGLHTDRIWNRSISALNPVTQADQQLHEELRRDLGASDLRYLAVLTAANPEQALQQAERAGSVLQALSRDGVLAGYSSPAQVLPSLSSQQARQAALPEPAPLRQRLEAALKDLPLRPERLQGFLADVENSRTRPLLTRNDLDGTASALLYDSLLIPRGRDVLLLMPLRARSVDAVEQDIAIERVDAALKAGGVANITVIDLLAETNALFDSYLQEALVFSGLGCLAILALLLLTLRSVKRALRVALPLVCAVVCVTGTLLLGGTSLTILHLVGLLLVVAIGSNYALFFDSANTGHSAQEQRQTTLSLVTANLTIVTSFGMLALSSVPVLAILGTTVGLGTVLALVFSAVLARPQPGTEQARPVKSPA from the coding sequence ATGAGCTTCTGGCGCCGTCACCTGCCCACCCTGCTCTGGCTGGTCACCCTGCTGGCCTGCGCGATCGTGATCGCCCGCACGACCTTCGTGGCCGATCTCTCGGCCTTCATGCCGCGCGCGCCCAGCGAACGCCAGCAGATGCTGATGGACCAGTTCAAGGACGGCATCATTGCGCGCCTGATCGTGGTCGGCATCGAAGGTGGCGACGCCACCGAGCGGGCCCGGCTGTCGAAGGCGCTTTCCGCGGCCCTGCGCCAGCAGCCGGATTTCATCGGCGTGCAGAACGGCAGCGCCACCGACCTGGCGCTGGACCGCGCCTACGTTTTCGACAACCGCTACCTGCTCAGCCCCGCCGTGGACGCGACACGCTACACGGAAGACGGCCTGCGGCGCGCCATCGGCGCCACGGTGGACGACCTCTCGGGCAGCGCCGGCATGCTGCTCAAGCAGCTGCTGCCGCGCGACCCGACCGGCGAGACCCGGGAACTGCTGGCCCAGTTCGAGGGCAGCGAACAGCCGCCCAGCACCGAAGGCGTCTGGTCCACCCGCGACGGCGCGCGCGCCCTGCTGCTGCTGCAGACCCGGGCCGAAGGCTCGGACATCGATGCACAGGCCCGCACACTCGAGACGGTGCGCAGCGCCTTTGCCGCCATCCCGGATCGCCAGGCCGACACCCGGCTGCTGATGACGGGCACCAGCGTGTTCTCGGTGTCCTCCCGCGCCCTGATAGAAAGCGAAGTGCACCGCCTCGCCTTCGCCAGCCTGGTGCTGGTCGTCGGCCTGCTGCTGCTGGTCTACCGCTCCATCCTGCTGCTGGGCCTGAGCCTGCTGCCCATGCTGACCGGCACATTGGCGGGCATCACGGCGGTGAGCCTGGGTTTCGGGCAGGTGCACGGCATCACGCTGGGTTTTGGCACCACGATGATCGGCGAGGCGGTCGACTACGCCATCTATCTTTTTGTGCAACGACCGGCCACACCCCAGCAGGCACGCCTGTTCTGGCGCACGCTCTGGCTGGGCCTGCTGACCTCGATCGCGGGTTTCCTGGCGCTGCTGGGCTCGGGTTTCCCGGGCCTGGCGCAACTCGGGCTGTATTCCACCGTGGGCCTGGTGGCTGCCGTGCTGGTCACGCGCTTTGTGCTGCCCCGGCTCATGCCACAACACCTGCCAGCGCCGGACCTGCCGCGCACCGGCGACCTGCTGCTGGGCCTGCTGCGGCAGGCACCGCGGCTGCGCTGGCTGCTGCTGGCGCTGATGCTGGGCATGCTGCTGGTGGTGGGCCTGCATACGGACCGCATCTGGAACCGCAGCATCTCCGCGCTCAATCCGGTGACCCAGGCCGACCAGCAGCTGCACGAGGAACTGCGTCGCGACCTGGGCGCCTCGGACCTGCGTTACCTGGCCGTACTGACAGCGGCGAACCCCGAACAGGCCCTGCAGCAGGCCGAGCGCGCCGGCAGCGTGCTGCAGGCCCTGAGCCGGGACGGCGTGCTCGCCGGCTACAGCTCACCGGCCCAGGTGCTGCCCAGCCTGTCCAGCCAGCAGGCCCGCCAGGCCGCGCTGCCGGAACCCGCGCCCTTGCGCCAGCGCCTGGAGGCTGCACTGAAGGACCTCCCCCTGCGGCCCGAGCGCCTGCAAGGTTTCCTGGCCGATGTGGAAAACAGCCGAACCCGGCCCCTGCTCACGCGCAACGATCTGGACGGCACCGCCTCGGCCCTGCTGTACGACTCGCTGCTGATCCCGCGCGGGCGCGACGTCCTGCTGCTGATGCCGCTGCGTGCACGTAGCGTTGATGCGGTGGAGCAGGACATCGCCATCGAGCGCGTCGATGCGGCCTTGAAAGCCGGCGGCGTGGCCAACATCACCGTGATCGACCTGCTGGCCGAGACCAACGCCCTGTTCGACAGCTATTTGCAGGAAGCCCTGGTGTTTTCCGGCCTGGGCTGCCTGGCCATCCTGGCCCTGCTGCTGCTGACGCTGCGCTCCGTCAAGCGCGCGCTGCGCGTGGCCCTGCCGCTGGTCTGCGCCGTGGTCTGCGTGACCGGCACCCTGCTGCTGGGCGGCACCTCGCTGACCATCCTGCACCTGGTCGGCCTGCTGCTGGTGGTGGCGATCGGTTCGAACTACGCCCTGTTCTTCGACAGCGCGAACACCGGCCACAGCGCGCAGGAACAACGCCAGACCACCCTCTCCCTGGTGACGGCCAACCTCACCATCGTGACCAGCTTCGGCATGCTGGCCCTGTCCAGCGTCCCGGTGCTGGCCATCCTGGGCACGACCGTGGGCCTGGGCACGGTGCTGGCCCTGGTGTTTTCAGCGGTGCTGGCCCGCCCGCAGCCCGGCACGGAACAGGCCCGCCCGGTAAAATCGCCTGCCTGA
- a CDS encoding outer membrane lipoprotein carrier protein LolA: MRPAEIRLRRGLLVLLGTVLLAGTSVSQAAEWQLGELMQLLAQTKNGQARFVERKYIAMLDRPVESSGELSFTAPDRMEMRTLKPKKQAMLLDGNRLTLEQDGRQKTVSLQSYPEVAAFVEGIRGTLVGDRQALEKVYKVHLIGTPARWQLMLVPRDAGMGRIISRIRIGGSQGEVTQVAYDHADGDRSEMQITPVTRP; the protein is encoded by the coding sequence GTGCGCCCCGCTGAAATCCGCCTGCGTCGTGGCCTGCTGGTGCTGCTGGGCACTGTGCTGCTGGCCGGCACCTCCGTCAGCCAGGCTGCGGAATGGCAGTTGGGCGAGCTGATGCAGCTGCTGGCCCAGACGAAAAACGGCCAGGCCCGTTTTGTCGAGCGCAAGTACATCGCCATGCTGGACAGGCCGGTGGAGTCCTCGGGTGAACTGTCCTTCACCGCGCCGGACCGCATGGAGATGCGCACGCTCAAGCCGAAAAAGCAGGCCATGCTGCTGGACGGCAACCGCCTCACCCTGGAGCAGGACGGCCGTCAGAAGACCGTGAGCCTGCAGTCCTACCCCGAGGTGGCGGCCTTCGTCGAAGGCATACGCGGCACCCTGGTGGGCGACCGCCAGGCCCTCGAGAAAGTCTACAAGGTGCACCTGATCGGCACCCCGGCCCGCTGGCAGCTCATGCTGGTGCCGCGCGATGCCGGCATGGGCCGCATCATCAGCCGCATCCGCATCGGGGGCAGCCAGGGCGAGGTGACGCAGGTGGCCTATGACCACGCTGATGGCGACCGCTCCGAAATGCAGATCACCCCGGTGACCCGGCCATGA
- a CDS encoding acyl-CoA synthetase translates to MTSPSPRSTAETDTPAWLQRKERGSLAMLRFMTWLSLTLGRRLTRPIVYGIALYFLLAVPAARAASRGYLLRVLGRPAGWRDMYRHILAFASTIHDRVYLLNDRHELFDIRVFGEELLPAPEDASGGLLIFGAHLGSFEVLRALARKNARHKVCAAMYPQNARLLNSMLARVNAQVVLDIIPLGRLDAIFTLNERVQAGAWVALLADRAVGPDTHLQVPLFGEPAPFPLGPFRLAAIVRRPVYFMTGLYRGGNRYDIHFERLADFSQTSPADREATLRTAIGRYAQLIELHCRQAPYNWFNFYDFWKEPSRAPR, encoded by the coding sequence ATGACATCCCCGTCCCCCCGCAGCACCGCCGAGACCGATACGCCGGCCTGGCTGCAGCGCAAGGAGCGCGGCAGCCTCGCCATGCTGCGCTTCATGACCTGGCTGTCGCTGACGCTGGGGCGCCGCCTGACCCGGCCCATCGTCTACGGCATCGCGCTCTATTTCCTGCTGGCCGTGCCTGCCGCGCGCGCGGCCTCGCGTGGCTACCTGTTGCGTGTGCTGGGCCGTCCCGCCGGCTGGCGCGACATGTACCGCCACATCCTGGCCTTTGCCAGCACCATCCATGACCGCGTCTACCTGCTCAACGACCGGCATGAACTGTTCGACATCCGCGTTTTTGGTGAAGAACTGTTGCCGGCGCCCGAGGACGCCTCGGGCGGCCTGCTGATCTTCGGTGCGCACCTGGGCAGCTTCGAGGTGTTGCGCGCGCTGGCCCGCAAGAACGCCAGGCACAAGGTCTGCGCCGCGATGTACCCGCAGAACGCCCGCCTGCTCAACAGCATGCTGGCCCGGGTCAACGCCCAGGTCGTGCTGGACATCATTCCCCTGGGCCGGCTCGACGCCATCTTCACGCTCAACGAGCGGGTCCAGGCCGGCGCCTGGGTGGCCCTGCTGGCCGACCGCGCCGTAGGGCCGGACACGCATCTGCAGGTGCCCCTGTTCGGCGAACCGGCCCCTTTTCCGCTGGGACCGTTCCGGCTGGCTGCCATCGTGCGCCGTCCGGTGTATTTCATGACGGGCCTGTACCGCGGTGGCAACCGTTACGACATCCACTTCGAGCGCCTCGCCGATTTCAGCCAGACATCCCCGGCCGACCGGGAGGCAACGCTGCGCACCGCCATCGGGCGTTATGCCCAGCTGATCGAGTTGCATTGCCGCCAGGCACCGTATAACTGGTTCAATTTTTATGACTTCTGGAAAGAGCCCAGCCGTGCGCCCCGCTGA
- a CDS encoding 3-hydroxyacyl-ACP dehydratase FabZ family protein has translation MATLPLPVATDHPAYAGHFPGHPILPGVVLLDRAQRAVEQACGIVVTGIAMAKFLSPALPGDALALDYEPGASAVRFEIRCGERRIASGRFTLSTASPV, from the coding sequence ATGGCCACCCTGCCCCTGCCGGTGGCCACCGATCACCCCGCCTACGCCGGCCACTTCCCCGGCCACCCCATCCTGCCGGGGGTGGTCCTGCTCGACCGGGCGCAGCGCGCCGTCGAGCAGGCTTGCGGCATCGTCGTCACCGGCATCGCCATGGCCAAGTTCCTCAGCCCCGCCCTGCCCGGCGATGCCCTGGCGCTGGACTACGAGCCCGGCGCCTCTGCGGTGCGCTTCGAGATCCGCTGCGGTGAACGGCGCATCGCCAGCGGCCGCTTCACGCTGAGCACGGCCAGCCCGGTATGA
- a CDS encoding bifunctional 2-polyprenyl-6-hydroxyphenol methylase/3-demethylubiquinol 3-O-methyltransferase UbiG, with product MPSVLLPPELLDQATAPYRPLGQFAWRFARGKLSGDPAFAGLLQRGLIPANARLLDIGCGQGLLASLLGSLTGQSPAEGAWPTGWAAAPHGVQVHGIELMPRDVERARTALAHLGERARFTLGNMCTADFGQADVAVILDVLHYVDYQAQEDVLRRVQAALAPGGTLLLRVGDASAGLPFRISNWVDAVVTFVRGHRLTRLYCRPLGDWQALLGQLGFSVETIPMHQGTPFANILLVARLAPPAGGAERH from the coding sequence ATGCCTTCCGTTCTCCTGCCACCTGAGCTGCTCGACCAAGCCACGGCGCCCTACCGCCCCCTGGGGCAGTTCGCCTGGCGTTTCGCCCGCGGCAAACTCAGCGGCGACCCGGCCTTTGCCGGACTGTTGCAGCGCGGCCTGATTCCGGCGAACGCACGCCTGCTCGACATCGGCTGCGGCCAGGGCCTTCTGGCGTCGCTGCTGGGCAGCCTCACGGGCCAGTCGCCGGCCGAAGGCGCCTGGCCCACCGGCTGGGCCGCGGCGCCCCACGGCGTGCAGGTGCACGGCATCGAACTGATGCCGCGCGACGTGGAGCGTGCCCGGACGGCGCTGGCGCACCTGGGCGAACGCGCCCGCTTCACGCTGGGCAATATGTGCACGGCGGATTTCGGCCAGGCCGATGTGGCGGTGATCCTCGACGTGCTGCACTACGTCGACTACCAGGCCCAGGAGGACGTGCTGCGCCGTGTGCAAGCCGCCCTGGCGCCCGGCGGCACCCTGCTGCTGCGGGTGGGCGATGCCTCGGCCGGCCTGCCCTTCCGGATCAGCAACTGGGTCGACGCCGTGGTCACCTTCGTGCGCGGCCACCGGCTCACACGCCTGTACTGTCGCCCGCTGGGCGACTGGCAAGCCCTGCTAGGCCAACTCGGTTTCAGCGTGGAGACCATCCCCATGCACCAGGGCACACCCTTCGCCAACATCCTGCTGGTGGCCCGGCTGGCGCCGCCCGCGGGCGGTGCGGAAAGACACTGA
- a CDS encoding polysaccharide deacetylase family protein, whose product MPALISHPSPQALMAWSKGRGITALDYLAAVRHMAALLPPGAPVINLCSRRHHFAVILGAALLRGVPLLLPSTRTPEMLQRLGQRYPGLHAVVDNPGDSGGLPQIVYERGPIPAADAPFEVPDIAGEQIAAYVFTSGSTGEPVAHAKHWGPLVQNAQGAGRRVREWLGTDQPFTVTGTVPPQHMYGFESTVLLPLLNASLIDASHPFYPADIAAALQDTPGPRVLVSTPFHLRTLVEAKLEVPPLGLLLCATAPLAPQLARQAEETLGAPLLEIYGSTETGQIAARRCAAGDIWQTLDGIEVQAEPVVDGEPRFSAHGGHVEGVVPLGDVLELQSPTRFALLGRHADMVNIAGKRTSLAYLNHQLNSIPGVVDAALYWPQDATQDAQGRIQRPVAFVVAPTLDEAALQHAMRERIDPAFLPRPIHFLPAMPRNATGKLPQQVLAGLATQVAQARSAARAHATESAPPARWQRPPFVQATLGLHALAGVGLLTPAWPWSLGALAVNHALIAATGLWPRSSWLGANLTHLSRQRPEVAITIDDGPDPQVTPAVLDLLDELQVQATFFCIGDHVQRHPALAREIVRRGHALGNHSQHHRHHFSLMGPAQLRREISSAQTTLEDITGVRPRFFRAPAGLRNIFLDPVLHELGLQLASWTRRGFDTRTGDTGLVLRRLTRQLGAGDILLLHDHHAALSPAGRPVLLEVLPPLLAAIRARGLQPVRLDAASR is encoded by the coding sequence ATGCCCGCCCTGATCTCGCACCCCTCGCCCCAGGCCCTGATGGCCTGGTCCAAGGGCCGTGGCATCACGGCGCTGGACTACCTGGCGGCCGTGCGCCACATGGCGGCTCTGCTGCCCCCCGGCGCACCGGTGATCAACCTGTGCAGCCGACGCCACCACTTCGCCGTGATCCTGGGCGCCGCCCTGCTGCGCGGCGTGCCGCTGCTGCTGCCCTCCACCCGCACCCCCGAGATGCTGCAGCGCCTGGGCCAGCGTTACCCCGGCCTCCACGCCGTGGTGGACAACCCGGGCGACAGCGGCGGCCTGCCGCAGATCGTCTACGAGCGCGGCCCCATCCCCGCCGCCGATGCGCCCTTCGAGGTGCCCGACATAGCCGGGGAGCAGATCGCTGCCTACGTTTTCACCTCGGGCTCCACCGGCGAGCCCGTGGCGCACGCCAAACACTGGGGCCCGCTGGTGCAGAACGCACAGGGCGCCGGGCGCCGGGTGCGCGAATGGCTGGGCACGGACCAGCCCTTCACGGTCACCGGCACCGTGCCGCCCCAGCACATGTACGGCTTCGAATCCACGGTGCTGCTGCCCCTGCTCAACGCGAGTCTGATCGACGCCAGCCATCCTTTCTACCCGGCCGACATCGCCGCCGCGCTGCAGGACACGCCTGGCCCGCGGGTGCTGGTCAGCACACCCTTCCATCTGCGCACCCTGGTCGAAGCGAAGCTCGAAGTGCCGCCGCTGGGCCTGCTGCTGTGCGCCACCGCGCCGCTGGCGCCGCAATTGGCACGCCAGGCGGAAGAAACACTGGGTGCACCACTGCTGGAGATCTACGGCAGCACCGAAACCGGCCAGATCGCCGCGCGCCGTTGCGCCGCCGGTGATATCTGGCAGACCCTCGACGGCATCGAAGTACAGGCCGAGCCGGTGGTGGATGGCGAGCCGCGTTTCAGCGCGCATGGCGGCCATGTGGAAGGCGTGGTGCCGCTGGGCGACGTGCTGGAACTGCAATCCCCCACCCGCTTCGCCCTGCTGGGCCGCCACGCCGACATGGTCAACATCGCCGGCAAGCGCACCTCGCTGGCCTACCTGAACCATCAACTCAACAGCATCCCGGGGGTGGTGGATGCCGCCCTCTACTGGCCGCAGGACGCGACCCAGGACGCGCAGGGCCGCATCCAGCGCCCGGTGGCCTTCGTCGTGGCGCCCACACTGGACGAAGCCGCACTGCAGCACGCCATGCGCGAGCGCATCGACCCGGCCTTCCTGCCGCGCCCCATCCATTTCCTGCCGGCCATGCCACGCAACGCCACCGGCAAGCTGCCGCAGCAGGTGCTGGCCGGCCTGGCCACGCAGGTGGCCCAGGCCCGCAGCGCCGCCCGGGCCCACGCCACCGAATCCGCCCCCCCCGCCCGCTGGCAACGCCCTCCCTTCGTCCAGGCCACGCTGGGCCTGCATGCCCTGGCCGGGGTGGGCCTGCTCACGCCGGCCTGGCCCTGGAGCCTGGGCGCCCTGGCCGTCAACCATGCCTTGATTGCCGCCACCGGCCTGTGGCCGCGCAGCAGCTGGCTGGGCGCCAACCTGACCCACCTGTCGCGCCAGCGCCCGGAAGTCGCGATCACCATCGACGACGGCCCCGACCCCCAGGTCACACCGGCCGTGCTGGACCTGCTGGACGAACTGCAGGTCCAGGCCACCTTCTTCTGCATCGGCGACCACGTGCAGCGGCACCCGGCCCTGGCGCGCGAGATCGTGCGGCGCGGCCATGCCCTGGGCAACCACAGCCAGCATCACCGGCACCACTTTTCCCTCATGGGGCCGGCCCAGCTGCGCCGTGAAATCAGCAGCGCGCAAACCACGCTGGAAGACATCACCGGCGTACGCCCGCGTTTTTTCCGCGCCCCGGCCGGCCTGCGCAACATCTTCCTCGACCCGGTGCTGCACGAACTGGGCCTGCAACTGGCCAGCTGGACACGGCGCGGCTTCGACACCCGCACCGGTGATACGGGCCTGGTGCTGCGCCGCCTCACCCGCCAGCTCGGTGCCGGCGACATCCTGCTGCTGCACGACCACCACGCCGCCCTCAGCCCCGCCGGACGCCCCGTGCTGCTGGAGGTGCTGCCGCCCCTGCTGGCCGCCATCCGCGCGCGCGGGCTGCAACCGGTGCGGCTGGACGCGGCCTCGCGCTGA
- a CDS encoding phosphopantetheine-binding protein: protein MSTTDTQTEFEREIAGFIVTALNLDVSPEQIAPLDPLYGDGLGLDSIDVLEIALAVSKQYGFQMRSDDPDNANIFSSLRSLAAHIATHRV from the coding sequence ATGAGCACCACCGACACCCAGACCGAATTCGAACGCGAGATCGCCGGCTTCATCGTCACCGCCCTGAACCTGGACGTCAGCCCCGAACAGATCGCGCCCCTGGACCCTCTTTATGGCGACGGCCTGGGCCTGGACTCGATCGACGTGCTGGAGATCGCCCTGGCCGTCTCCAAGCAATACGGCTTCCAGATGCGTTCGGACGACCCCGACAACGCCAACATCTTCAGCTCCCTGCGCAGCCTGGCCGCGCACATCGCCACCCACCGCGTCTGA